The proteins below are encoded in one region of Acidobacteriota bacterium:
- a CDS encoding alpha/beta family hydrolase translates to MSRSKAVSVPIPQLGAEVSALLDLPPDPKALVVLAHGAGAGMHHRFFEQVIERLTALDLGVFRYQFPYMEKGRRAPDRAPKLETTVRAAVAAAARQCPGLPLFAGGKSMGGRMTSRAASAEALPAVKGLVFFGFPLHPAGKPGTERGDHLDGVTVPMLFLQGDRDKLAGLDLLQPVCSRLGPKATLHVSPGADHSFHVLKRSGRTDEEVLDEICGVLSRWIDDQLLA, encoded by the coding sequence ATGAGTCGATCCAAAGCCGTCTCCGTGCCGATTCCCCAACTCGGAGCAGAAGTCTCCGCCCTTCTCGACTTGCCGCCCGACCCCAAGGCCCTGGTCGTCCTCGCCCACGGCGCCGGGGCGGGAATGCACCACCGCTTCTTCGAGCAGGTCATCGAGCGTTTGACGGCCCTCGACCTGGGGGTATTTCGGTATCAGTTCCCCTACATGGAGAAGGGCCGCCGCGCGCCGGACCGTGCCCCAAAGCTCGAAACCACGGTGCGCGCCGCGGTCGCCGCAGCGGCACGGCAATGCCCCGGCCTGCCGCTGTTCGCCGGTGGCAAGTCCATGGGCGGGCGGATGACCTCGCGGGCGGCCTCAGCGGAGGCATTGCCCGCGGTGAAGGGGTTGGTGTTTTTCGGGTTTCCTCTACATCCCGCGGGCAAGCCGGGTACCGAACGCGGCGATCACCTCGATGGCGTCACCGTTCCGATGCTCTTCCTGCAAGGGGACCGCGACAAACTCGCTGGGTTGGACCTCCTGCAACCGGTGTGCAGCCGCCTCGGACCGAAAGCGACTCTCCACGTCTCCCCCGGCGCCGATCACTCCTTCCACGTTCTCAAGCGCTCTGGACGGACGGACGAAGAGGTGCTGGACGAGATCTGTGGGGTTCTCAGTCGCTGGATTGACGATCAACTCCTGGCCTAG